Below is a window of Plutella xylostella chromosome 15, ilPluXylo3.1, whole genome shotgun sequence DNA.
CAAATAGGATTTAGCTGAGTACCATTACTATGATTACTTTTGATTGCAAACCTAGCCTGGAAACGTTTTCCCGTGGGGATTTCTGAAtgacaaaacaatattttccTGTAATACAATgtctttatttatacatttttgcCATCACCTTCATGACAATGTCAGAATCTTTAGGGAAATTGAGTCCGGCTTCTGATAACTCGGAGAAAGAAACTTCTGTCAGAAGTTTGAAGCCGACTTTCGTTGCTAACTTCTGCGAAGGTGGGACCGTGAACGTCGTCACCGTCGCGTCGATGCCCAAGTGTCGACACAGGggctctctgaaaaacatacgtGCACTTcagttatgtatttatatatttaactgtttattgtacataacctggcgaaaagtgggtgcagcaatgcacctctgcctaccccgcaagggagtacattagtactaggtgtgagtgtttgtttgttttttttttctttattgtacaaatatcaGCAATTATTACGTTTCTTTCCGTAATTTTCACACCTGAATACGTCTATTAGTTATGAAGGATTTTAGTATGGATCACTGCGatgtgattgtttttttttattcttcttcttctttcgtgtcagtgaaatgcgattttttatatttgtccagaccaaaaagaagcaactttgatagcattttggttggcctggagtaagtcttcccgtgtgcaggtggaagggcacaggggacaggagagtaaatgctccatagtctggggggcggggttttttttgttaattaggACGTAACTTCATGTTTCAGTAAACTTACTCAAGTAAGAAACTTCTGGCATTTCTCCCCGatggggtagtcagaggtgactcgccaAGCGAGCAACCCGCTTTTcgttgtaagtacatttttacccgactgccgaaggaggagggtaatgtttttcgattgtatgtttgtatgtatgtatgtatgtatgtttgtctgtttctttgttccctcctgtagtcTAAACGACTTGATAGATTTtcatgtatgaggtatcgttagaagcgtattgattgcgcgatggtAATAGGCTATGtcacgttacattaaaatgtatatagcgccctctagaggacataaagaGATGATAGaaaaaagaatatttttacaacaatgccgtgtggggtatcaaataaaagggcttgattagcacattgcaaaaatatgcatattgtaggtacttaaatcacaacaccaaaattattatatGGCATCCTGAATGCGTTGGTGGACCGGTGGGACTCTCCGATGCTGGCGCGCTGGATAAGGCTACATGCAGTCAAGTTGACAGCCTTCTAGCAGGTATAGGTATCTGAGAGTCCAAACGGGCCGTGTAcccctttttatatttttgttattttgtgcgttttattgtgtttgtgtatttattaaccatttcattataataacatgttTACTAACCACCATATGGACTattgattgtaattaatttaataagtctgaaataaaattattttatttatttattattttttattgaaataaaaaatgttcataaaccAAAACCCggcataaaatttcataaaataaaaacaactaaaaagttacaaataaaaaaatataattataaacaaacaaaaaacccgactgcacgttaaaaagatgaaaacaagccccaatgttaatggaaagtatcgcaggcggggaaaCGTGAGGTGTCACGAGGTTTCCTATCTAAGttacattcagctaaatggtgaactctctgctggtccccgcctgcgatactttccattaacattggggctggttttcatctttttaacGTGcagtcgttttttttatttgtttataattatattttatactcatgtgataggtcgcgagtcGTATCGCCGTTTTAAAATGAGTACACCTATTGTACCATAatcgacacattagcaattgacaatccataagcagtttcgctcgcctgtcaactgtcagatccatacaagttacagtgccacaaacttatctgttccggtgacagctgacgtaaatgtgtaatatttcttcattctataagatttttagtttgccagtagtgataattcgctcttgtagtttcaataaacctatctaatcaatatcaatatatacctaattaattagtaaataatgagatatggatcaatttagttcgctctcaccggaacagataagtttgtcgcactgtacatCAGATTTGACAAACGAGCAACGCTGCTGGATTGTTAATTTCTAATGTCCGATGGTGGTAACCAAATAGTACTGAAGAATTGCAATTCCAtaggtttatttaaatatcctCACCTCGCCTGCAGCAGTCTCCCCCCGAGCCTCGCCCCCCGCGCATCCCGCCGCACCAccagccccgcgccgccgAGGTACTTATCAACGCCTAGTACTTGCAGCGCTTGAGCCTTCTCCTCGATGTAGTCCAGCCCTTTGACTACTTCTAGGAATGAGGTTGATTTGTATTGCTGTAAAGAAAATGGTTATAATGACAGTTTGTTGTTTATAAGATGATGATTAGATGGCATATGGATAATGAGTCTGATTGCTGTGCTAAGGGTCTTgaatttcatataaatatattgccATCGGGTCTTTCTTTTCCGATGTGTGTATTTTTGATAAATTCTTTcttgatatacctacttgcaTATAAACTCATTTTCTGCCTTTTCTATCTAAATTTTGCCCCATCAAACtacctattattttatgtCCTGTAAGCTGACCACCTAAATGTCTCTGGACGCCCTAAGATTAGATGACCTATGATAGTAAGTGAATATAATAtgacattaaaatattatcttttagTTATCTTTTTACTAACCTCAATACCACcgctatcatcatcatcattcagACACTTGACAGGACACACATTAGCGGCGACCAGCTCCTTCACTCCATCGATCACCCTGAAGCACGCTAAACTGGTCCTTTTCCCCAACGCCCCGTTCCAGTATAACCTCGCGTCTGCCACTCCCGCTGGCTCTTTGTGTACTCCTGAAAGAATACATAAGACATAGAtgatatataggtataaaaactTGCCTTATTAATTAAGTCAATGTAATTATGTCTACTATTCTAAGAACTGTGCGAGGGATGACAATATGACGCCATTTACGGCGCCTTAGGAAACCTATACTATGGCTCATGTTCGCTTTCTGACGGGAGCTAAGGTGGCTAAACATACAATATCGactgtagcaattaacaatgtcgTAACTGACTTTTGGCCATTTTTCAGATTATTGCACTAGATGGTCATTATATCAATAAGGAAGGTGTTAGGAAAGTTTCAGCtcttaattatgaatatttcccGATTTTTCTTGTGGAAAAAAGTCGGATCTGTTCATGGCGACCGCTTAACATTGTCGGTAAGTATGTTGCGACACTGTTCCCGGGGCGGGCGAGCGGGGCGGCCGGTCGTATCTACCACTTCCCGCCATGTTAGCGGGATGAGCCCAAGTTGCGTGATACAATTTAATGATGTGGTCTTTAAGaccaattaatttataaaaataataaaactatactGTCTTGCTCTAAATAATGGCAGACTTAGTGTATCAAGGAACGGGTAAAGATCTCAAGACAATGTATGACAGAAATTGAAGACTTGTGTACAAACATGTTCCATTAAAACGGAtgcaattaaacaaatatatatttttatagcatcTCACAttaacaatgtattttttttaacaattaatattttattaaaattttcgtATGGAAGTTGTATAAACAGTACTGAACAGGTAGGTAACATTGTAGCAAACGGCACATCCAACAGTATTAACTGCgcatcattttaattttgagtCGGATGTACCACATCCCACATTGTTACTTGCTTGCGTTTCAAGTACTACTGTTGTATATGGTATTACcgactttattatttgttcttcTTTCCCTTGTGATTGTTGGAAATGGAAGAACCAACCTtgttatttgtacataatgttaAACTATTGAGTTGGATGTGGTACAGTGTaccattattttctgtaaacgTTGTAAAATCTCGACCGGCTCTCTATAAAAGTTAGAGCCCAGCCTCACTAGAACCTCATTGACCGCGTTACCAGCAACGTGTCCAAGCTGTAAGTGTTGAAATGTATGGTACCTAACTCACTTGGCGACGGTGTGGCATCGTCGCTAATACCATACATTTCCATAGACTGCTTGGATACGTAGTTGCTGATGTGACCATGGCCTAGTAAGAAAGGCCCTTACTGTAAATTTACtaagggcagatttttcaaaaacaGTTAAAAGCTCTGGtatctacaaaaatattttactttaatttaacacTCACATctttcgaaatcccatacataatATTCCAGAGTAGGTAATTCTGTATggtaaactgaaaaaaatgataatttgCGTAGACCCTTAGACTTTTTTAGTTGGACTGAAGGACCACGTGGTTCATGATTTCAGGAGCATTGCTTTTATATTCTGTATGTTTATAGGtaccgatattttattattttatttgttgtttttcggataACAACCGTCAATAAAATTCCTAATGGATTTGAAGATGAACTAGTGCAGTCACGTGCACTGTAAGCTGCAGGTTTCTCAGCCTCTTACTGTACAGCTACAGAACAACACTCTCATGAACATCCAAACGAGCTTTTTGAGACACTTTCTTACTCCTCATAGTCCTCATTACAGAGTTCCAGGCTCCAATAAATTTATCTGATTTCCCACTTTCACTTTCAATA
It encodes the following:
- the LOC105392187 gene encoding uncharacterized protein LOC105392187 gives rise to the protein MPFKRDWDATCPITWSQWEEDGVSWIIQDLPPQHDALAVDMLVEQFLPDEVMCNTTGVHKEPAGVADARLYWNGALGKRTSLACFRVIDGVKELVAANVCPVKCLNDDDDSGGIEQYKSTSFLEVVKGLDYIEEKAQALQVLGVDKYLGGAGLVVRRDARGARLGGRLLQAREPLCRHLGIDATVTTFTVPPSQKLATKVGFKLLTEVSFSELSEAGLNFPKDSDIVMKVMAKMYK